The Brachyhypopomus gauderio isolate BG-103 chromosome 2, BGAUD_0.2, whole genome shotgun sequence genome contains a region encoding:
- the LOC143508871 gene encoding extracellular calcium-sensing receptor-like yields the protein MDFRQLRSARALEFAIREINNETDLLPGITLGYQIHDSCSDVLMATKCAFQFANGVDSVFNDSCSKSAAAAVPALVGDSSSTPTISMATILGLFGIPQVSHSSSCACLSDKRQFPAFFRTVPSDEHQADALARLVKRFGWTWIGTVRSDSDYGNNGMASFLKAAQEEGICVEYSEAYFRTQPRSKLERVANVIRRSTARVIVAFASIGDMRFLLEELSKPPSPRLQWIGTSSWVTQSEFLRYNMCAGAIGFGIPRSVIPGFREFLLEISPSQALKSPILKEFWESSFSCSLNGRTEGVRECDGSEDIRALENLYTDMSQLGFSNLVYEATYAIAHALHSVVCNDTKCDKTTEYAPWQILDELKRVNFTTKNGYQVNFDSNGDPVAVYELTNWQFRKDSALDFVPVGYYDASRPRGQEIGISSVISWVGGDTEVPVSVCSESCPPGTRKAVQKGRPVCCYDCIPCAEEEISNITDSLDCLRCPPEFWPNTKQDSCLPKPVEFLSWDDTLAIILTVFSITGAFMSGCVTAVFYKHRTSPIVRANNSELSFLLLFSLTLCFLCSLTFIGRPSEWSCMLRHTAFGITFVLCISCVLGKTIVVLMAFRATLPGSNVMKWFGPPQQRLSVLAFTLIQVIICVLWLKISPPFPYKNLKHYKEKIILECSLGSTIGFWAVLGYIGFLAVLCFFLAFLARKLPDNFNEAKFITFSMLIFCAVWITFIPAYVSSPGKFTVAVEIFAILASSFGLFICIFAPKCFIIIFRPMKNSKKHLMGKYASKAL from the exons ATGGACTTCAGACAGCTGCGCTCCGCCCGTGCTTTGGAATTTGCCATCCGCGAGATCAACAACGAAACAGATCTCCTGCCGGGCATCACGTTAGGCTACCAGATACACGACTCGTGTTCCGATGTACTGATGGCAACCAAATGTGCATTTCAGTTTGCAAACGGCGTGGACTCCGTTTTCAATGATTCCTGTTCAAAATCTGCAGCTGCTGCTGTGCCTGCTTTGGTAGGAGATTCTTCTTCCACTCCGACAATTAGCATGGCCACAATTCTTGGTCTTTTTGGAATTCCACAG GTGAGTCATTCATCAAGCTGCGCGTGTCTGAGCGATAAGCGGCAGTTCCCAGCCTTCTTCAGGACCGTACCGAGTGACGAGCACCAAGCGGACGCTCTGGCGAGATTGGTCAAACGTTTTGGCTGGACGTGGATTGGAACAGTGCGCAGCGATTCAGACTACGGGAATAATGGGATGGCGTCGTTCCTAAAGGCTGCGCAGGAGGAGGGTATCTGTGTGGAGTACTCCGAGGCTTATTTCAGGACACAACCGCGCAGTAAACTTGAAAGAGTGGCAAACGTCATACGCAGATCAACGGCCCGAGTAATAGTAGCGTTTGCTAGTATAGGAGATATGAGGTTTCTTTTGGAAGAACTGTCAAAACCGCCATCGCCTCGGCTTCAGTGGATTGGCACCTCTTCGTGGGTCACACAGTCAGAGTTTCTGCGATATAACATGTGCGCTGGTGCGATaggttttggtattccccgaTCAGTTATACCAGGTTTTCGTGAGTTTCTTCTAGAAATTTCTCCATCACAAGCATTGAAGTCGCCAATTCTAAAGGAATTCTGGGAGAGTTCGTTCAGCTGTAGCCTAAATGGACGAACCGAGGGCGTGCGGGAATGTGACGGCAGCGAAGACATTCGCGCGCTAGAGAACCTATACACAGACATGTCACAGCTAGGTTTCTCTAACCTCGTGTACGAAGCTACATATGCAATAGCGCATGCATTACATAGTGTCGTTTGCAATGACACGAAATGCGACAAGACCACAGAATATGCACCATGGCAG ATACTTGACGAGCTCAAGAGAGTGAACTTCACCACAAAGAATGGTTACCAGGTCAACTTTGATTCAAACGGAGACCCTGTGGCTGTCTATGAACTCACAAATTGGCAGTTTAGGAAAGATAGTGCTTTAGACTTTGTACCAGTGGGCTACTATGATGCATCCAGACCGAGAGGACAGGAGATCGGAATAAGCAGTGTGATTAGCTGGGTGGGAGGAGACACAGAG GTTCCAGTGTCTGTATGCAGTGAGAGCTGTCCTCCAGGCACCAGGAAGGCTGTACAGAAGGGAAGGCCTGTCTGCTGCTATGACTGTATACCATGTGCAGAGGAAGAGATCAGTAACATTACAG ACTCTTTGGATTGTTTACGCTGCCCTCCTGAGTTCTGGCCCAACACCAAACAAGACAGCTGCCTCCCCAAACCTGTTGAGTTCCTGTCCTGGGATGACACTCTAGCCATCATTCTGACAGTGTTCTCCATCACCGGTGCCTTCATGTCTGGGTGTGTTACTGCTGTCTTCTACAAACACAGGACATCTCCCATCGTCAGAGCCAACAACTCAGAGCTGAGTTTCCTGCTGCtcttctctctgactctctgttTCCTCTGTTCACTTACTTTCATTGGTCGGCCCTCTGAGTGGTCCTGTATGCTGCGTCACACAGCGTTTGGGATCACCTTCGTCCTCTGCATCTCCTGTGTTCTGGGGAAAACCATAGTGGTGTTAATGGCCTTCAGGGCTACACTTCCAGGCAGTAATGTCATGAAGTGGTTTGGGCCTCCACAGCAGAGACTCAGTGTTCTTGCATTCACTCTCATACAGGTCATTATTTGTGTGCTTTGGCTAAAAATATCCCCTCCTTTCCCCTACAAAAATCTAAAGCACTACAAGGAAAAGATCATCTTGGAATGCAGTTTAGGTTCAACTATAGGATTCTGGGCTGTTCTGGGTTATATAGGATTCCTGGctgttctttgtttttttttggctttTCTAGCACGGAAGCTGCCTGATAACTTTAATGAAGCCAAattcatcacattcagcatGCTCATATTCTGTGCAGTTTGGATCACCTTTATTCCAGCTTATGTCAGCTCTCCTGGAAAATTCACTGTAGCTGTAGAGATATTTGCTATTCTGGCCTCAAGCtttggtttgtttatttgtatttttgctccaaaatgttttataattatttttagACCAATGAAAAATTCCAAGAAACACCTTATGGGTAAATATGCCTCAAAGGCTCTCTGA